In Gimesia sp., the following are encoded in one genomic region:
- the lpxI gene encoding UDP-2,3-diacylglucosamine diphosphatase LpxI (LpxI, functionally equivalent to LpxH, replaces it in LPS biosynthesis in a minority of bacteria.), with product MNTLQTPPPDTRRQIGLLAGAGRFPIVFAEQAQQQGYSVCCLGIFGMASDELMDICDTFHWIPLARIGRAIKLFKREQVKRIVMAGKIEKTVLFSPFRIFKLLPDFRTLHMWYRYAREDRKDDTLLLAVIKEFERDDLFFESALDYCPELLVKHGFLTKRRPSHSQWEDIKMGWDIAKQMGQLDIGQSIVVNDKAIIAVEAIEGTDRAIQRAGQLCKRGGFTVVKVAKPQQDRRFDVPTVGIKTLQTMHEAGGRVLAIESNQTIMIDQQEVADLADKLGIAIVSLNEEELSLQLAG from the coding sequence ATGAATACATTACAAACTCCCCCTCCCGATACCCGACGACAGATCGGATTGCTGGCTGGTGCAGGCCGCTTCCCAATCGTCTTCGCGGAGCAGGCACAGCAACAGGGTTATTCCGTCTGTTGCCTGGGCATCTTCGGCATGGCCAGTGACGAACTGATGGACATCTGCGATACGTTCCACTGGATTCCCCTGGCACGCATCGGCCGGGCAATCAAATTGTTCAAACGGGAACAAGTCAAACGCATTGTGATGGCGGGCAAGATTGAAAAAACCGTCCTGTTCAGCCCGTTTCGAATTTTCAAACTGTTACCCGATTTCCGCACGCTGCATATGTGGTATCGTTACGCCAGGGAAGATCGTAAAGACGATACTTTGCTCCTGGCGGTGATCAAAGAATTTGAGCGTGACGATCTATTTTTCGAATCAGCACTGGATTATTGCCCGGAGTTACTTGTGAAACACGGATTTCTGACAAAACGACGTCCCAGCCACTCACAGTGGGAAGACATTAAAATGGGTTGGGATATTGCCAAGCAGATGGGCCAGTTAGACATTGGACAAAGTATTGTCGTGAACGATAAAGCCATCATCGCTGTTGAAGCGATTGAAGGGACTGATCGTGCGATTCAACGGGCCGGCCAGCTTTGTAAACGAGGCGGTTTTACCGTCGTCAAAGTTGCTAAACCTCAGCAGGATCGTCGATTTGATGTCCCAACGGTCGGTATCAAAACACTACAGACCATGCACGAAGCAGGCGGACGGGTTCTGGCAATTGAAAGCAACCAGACGATCATGATCGATCAACAGGAAGTTGCCGACCTGGCAGACAAACTGGGAATCGCGATCGTTTCACTCAACGAAGAAGAACTCTCACTGCAACTGGCTGGCTGA
- the lpxD gene encoding UDP-3-O-(3-hydroxymyristoyl)glucosamine N-acyltransferase gives MSTTVEWIAQELNCPARGNQRLEIHGAESVLKAGPHDITFVGDELNLKRLKSSQAGAVIIEQRLEESFQKAFESTPMTSLTVVDAQAAFIKVIQKLRPARELPEIGISPAADISDQATIGQNCHIYPRVTIRPGVKIGNNCRIYPGVYIGDDCVLGDDVTIHANTVLYPDVKIADRVLIHAAAVLGCDGFGYRFENGRYVKIPHLGSVRIEDDVEIGAGTTIDRGMIGPTVIGLGTKIDNQVMIAHNCEIGKHNAFASQVGFAGSITTGDYVRCAGQVGIADHVHIGDQATLGARAGVHRDIPAGEVHIGTPAAPEKEQRKIVMSIRKVPEMRKQIRELEQQLKALTQQFEALNDSNQINDKSALT, from the coding sequence ATGTCGACGACGGTGGAGTGGATCGCCCAAGAACTGAATTGCCCGGCCCGTGGCAATCAGAGGCTGGAAATACATGGAGCGGAATCCGTTCTTAAAGCGGGTCCTCATGATATCACTTTTGTGGGCGATGAACTCAACCTGAAACGCCTCAAGTCGAGTCAGGCTGGCGCCGTGATCATTGAGCAACGCCTGGAAGAGTCGTTCCAGAAAGCTTTTGAATCCACCCCGATGACCTCCCTGACCGTGGTGGATGCCCAGGCTGCCTTCATCAAAGTCATTCAAAAACTCCGCCCTGCTCGGGAGCTTCCCGAAATCGGCATTTCTCCTGCAGCTGATATCAGTGACCAGGCCACAATCGGTCAGAACTGTCACATTTATCCGCGGGTCACGATTCGCCCTGGTGTCAAAATTGGAAACAACTGCCGGATTTACCCTGGCGTCTACATCGGTGATGATTGCGTCCTCGGTGACGATGTGACCATTCATGCCAATACAGTTCTTTACCCGGATGTCAAAATCGCTGACCGGGTTTTAATTCACGCAGCAGCTGTCCTGGGATGTGACGGCTTTGGATATCGCTTCGAAAATGGTCGGTACGTCAAGATTCCTCATCTGGGCAGTGTGCGTATTGAAGATGACGTGGAAATTGGTGCCGGAACAACCATCGACCGGGGTATGATCGGCCCAACAGTCATCGGTCTGGGAACTAAGATCGATAATCAGGTGATGATCGCCCATAACTGCGAAATCGGAAAACATAACGCGTTTGCTTCACAAGTCGGTTTTGCCGGTTCGATTACCACAGGAGATTACGTTCGCTGTGCAGGACAGGTCGGTATCGCAGACCACGTGCACATCGGTGATCAGGCTACGCTGGGCGCCCGGGCTGGTGTCCACCGCGATATCCCGGCCGGCGAAGTCCATATCGGAACACCTGCAGCGCCTGAAAAAGAACAACGGAAAATTGTGATGTCTATCCGCAAGGTTCCTGAAATGCGGAAACAGATCCGTGAACTGGAACAGCAACTTAAAGCACTCACACAGCAGTTCGAAGCTCTGAACGATTCGAATCAGATCAACGACAAATCAGCGCTTACCTGA
- the aroH gene encoding chorismate mutase codes for MSVRGIRGATTVTQDVSAEVLSATRELLEQLLKANRIENYEDIVSVFFTTTPDLTSAFPAEAARELGMKSVPLICASEIAVKGAMPRCIRVMIHVNTDQKQSEVVHVYLNEAQKLRPDVAAAQ; via the coding sequence ATGTCGGTACGTGGAATTCGTGGTGCAACAACAGTGACTCAGGACGTTTCAGCAGAGGTTTTGTCTGCGACACGTGAACTGCTGGAACAACTGCTCAAAGCGAATCGGATTGAAAACTACGAAGACATTGTCTCCGTATTTTTTACCACCACGCCTGACCTGACATCCGCCTTTCCGGCAGAGGCAGCCCGTGAGCTGGGAATGAAATCGGTCCCTCTGATTTGTGCCTCTGAAATCGCCGTAAAAGGTGCGATGCCTCGCTGTATTCGTGTGATGATTCACGTAAATACTGACCAGAAACAGTCCGAAGTGGTACACGTTTACCTGAATGAAGCTCAAAAACTGCGGCCGGACGTCGCCGCAGCTCAATAG
- a CDS encoding protein phosphatase 2C domain-containing protein, which produces MVEIRYGKVSITGNFRENNEDNFFIDESRKYFLVADGMGGQCAGEKASQLAVELIPKRLDELIDFNSTPTGEVVQSIDKAVAHANGEIMALGELDPNCRSMGTTIVFVVQVGGELFIGGVGDSRVYLLRDGKLHQLTTDHSLTQALVDAGTITPEEALTHRYKNVLYRYLGTKDGSAGTQAQQLAPQPQDRIILCSDGVTDGIPDEKLQELLSQYDDPQQAAEEIVKSAQEGGSKDNITCIVLHVS; this is translated from the coding sequence ATGGTTGAAATTCGTTACGGCAAAGTCAGCATCACGGGAAATTTCCGGGAGAACAATGAAGATAATTTCTTCATTGATGAATCGCGGAAGTATTTTCTGGTTGCCGACGGTATGGGCGGACAATGTGCCGGAGAGAAAGCCAGCCAGTTAGCAGTTGAGTTGATTCCCAAACGACTGGATGAGCTCATCGACTTTAATTCCACTCCCACAGGAGAGGTTGTGCAGTCGATCGATAAAGCTGTTGCGCATGCCAATGGTGAGATCATGGCTCTGGGCGAATTGGATCCCAATTGTCGCAGCATGGGGACAACGATTGTCTTCGTGGTTCAGGTTGGCGGAGAGCTCTTTATTGGCGGAGTCGGTGATAGTCGAGTTTACCTGCTCCGAGACGGAAAACTGCATCAGCTTACCACCGACCATTCACTGACCCAGGCACTGGTCGATGCAGGCACAATCACCCCGGAAGAAGCATTAACGCACCGTTATAAAAATGTGCTTTATCGGTACCTGGGAACCAAAGATGGCAGTGCAGGAACCCAGGCCCAGCAACTGGCACCGCAGCCACAGGATCGCATCATTCTCTGTTCGGATGGTGTTACCGACGGAATTCCCGACGAGAAACTGCAGGAACTGCTCAGTCAGTATGACGACCCGCAACAGGCGGCTGAAGAAATTGTCAAGTCGGCCCAGGAAGGTGGCTCGAAAGATAACATCACCTGTATTGTGCTGCACGTCAGCTGA
- a CDS encoding PIG-L family deacetylase yields the protein MNVELPEPLDVIAVGAHPDDVEIACGGTLAKLVQQGYRVGIIDLTDGEPTPLSPGPEHRLEEARKAAEILGIHVRETLELTNRRLFDSFENRVALATLFRKYRPKVVLGLAGKTPMASPDHWQAMQITDAAVFYSRLTKWNEHFSHTEPHTIQKQVWYPLGFGSLNYPEGSGQFVVDISETMDQKLESIRAYQSQFPPEKKRVYRLVESQNRLVGTSAGFEAGELFICATTLGVRDLVQTVCP from the coding sequence ATGAACGTAGAACTGCCTGAACCGCTGGATGTAATTGCCGTAGGTGCCCATCCCGATGATGTCGAAATTGCCTGTGGCGGTACTCTGGCCAAACTGGTCCAGCAGGGATACCGGGTGGGCATTATCGATCTGACTGATGGTGAACCCACTCCTCTCAGCCCCGGGCCTGAACATCGTCTCGAGGAAGCCCGAAAGGCTGCAGAGATTCTGGGAATTCATGTCCGGGAAACCCTGGAACTGACCAACCGGCGGTTATTTGACAGTTTTGAAAATCGTGTCGCACTGGCAACGCTGTTTCGCAAATACCGCCCCAAAGTCGTCCTGGGCCTGGCAGGTAAAACCCCCATGGCCTCCCCTGATCACTGGCAGGCGATGCAGATCACGGACGCCGCAGTTTTCTATTCGCGTCTGACAAAATGGAATGAGCACTTCAGTCACACAGAGCCGCATACCATTCAGAAGCAGGTCTGGTACCCCCTCGGCTTCGGCTCACTGAATTACCCGGAAGGCAGCGGGCAGTTCGTGGTCGATATTTCCGAAACGATGGACCAGAAACTGGAATCGATTCGCGCCTATCAGTCGCAGTTTCCCCCAGAAAAGAAACGTGTCTACCGGCTGGTCGAGAGCCAGAACAGGCTGGTCGGCACCAGTGCCGGTTTTGAAGCAGGTGAACTCTTCATCTGTGCCACGACCCTGGGAGTCCGGGATCTGGTACAAACGGTCTGCCCCTGA
- a CDS encoding PTS sugar transporter subunit IIA: MEHESYSLDDLARQLGRDKRELEKLVSRGRIPGRKVNGEWLFNSTEITHWLEQEMRSYSTTELELVEQTHPTTQLDSEHLISSLMPEELMEVPLDARTKRSVLESLIEIAGRTWQIWEPSAVLTAIQEREEAYPTAFDNGVAIPHPRNPLSDAVGEPVIAYGRTLTGIPFGSDRGGLTDIFFLVICSDTATHLSVLARLGRMLQLPDFVDLLREANSPQETRQVIIEAEKQVAEQ, from the coding sequence ATGGAGCATGAATCTTACAGCCTGGATGATTTAGCAAGACAGCTAGGTCGTGACAAACGCGAGTTGGAAAAACTGGTGAGCCGGGGCAGAATTCCCGGCCGTAAGGTTAACGGAGAATGGCTGTTCAACTCGACCGAAATCACACACTGGCTTGAGCAGGAGATGCGGAGCTACTCCACAACCGAGCTGGAACTTGTAGAACAGACCCACCCCACGACTCAATTGGATTCAGAGCACTTGATCAGCAGCCTGATGCCTGAAGAGTTGATGGAAGTCCCCCTGGATGCCCGCACCAAACGCTCCGTTCTGGAAAGTCTGATCGAAATTGCCGGTCGAACCTGGCAGATCTGGGAGCCGTCAGCCGTCCTGACCGCTATCCAGGAACGTGAAGAAGCGTACCCGACCGCCTTTGATAACGGCGTTGCAATCCCACACCCCCGTAATCCACTCTCTGATGCCGTCGGAGAACCGGTCATCGCTTATGGCAGAACACTCACAGGAATCCCTTTTGGCTCAGACAGAGGCGGTCTGACGGACATCTTTTTCCTGGTGATCTGCTCGGACACAGCGACACACCTCTCTGTTCTGGCGCGACTGGGACGAATGCTGCAACTTCCCGATTTTGTTGATCTGCTGCGCGAGGCAAACTCTCCTCAGGAGACCAGACAGGTGATCATCGAAGCGGAAAAACAGGTTGCAGAACAGTAA
- a CDS encoding TIM barrel protein, translating to MTKELLSQQKVSSFSTPASSIKPDHASPSLSLSERISINQITTYHWSFKESLNGLLSAGIPAIGLWNRKVLDLEPAEAAELVIDSGMKVSSVSLAGGFTGCNEYAFEDAIADAIQLICFGGQVNASAIQIASGPRAGHTLNHARDLTTEALKRLGDVASLTGTRLALKTMRSPQSRHWTFLNSLHANLELIDACGHPAVGLALEPALLLNEDNPEQLLSEIMPLIASVQVSDGDISEELTDEFPQYQLLEMIHDSGYKGFYDLEIWSEEVWQSDYESLLSRVRQLTQVESSRYE from the coding sequence GTGACTAAAGAGCTTCTCTCACAGCAAAAAGTCAGTTCGTTCTCAACTCCAGCTTCCTCAATAAAACCAGATCATGCCAGCCCGTCACTCTCGCTGTCAGAGCGCATTTCAATCAACCAGATAACCACCTATCACTGGTCGTTCAAAGAAAGTTTGAACGGCCTGCTTTCGGCAGGCATCCCTGCGATTGGTCTGTGGAATCGAAAAGTTCTGGACCTCGAACCTGCAGAGGCAGCGGAACTGGTCATCGATTCCGGAATGAAGGTCTCCTCAGTCTCCCTCGCTGGAGGTTTTACAGGCTGCAATGAATATGCGTTTGAAGATGCCATTGCTGATGCGATCCAACTGATCTGCTTCGGTGGTCAGGTTAATGCCTCCGCCATCCAGATCGCCAGTGGACCTCGAGCGGGACACACACTCAATCACGCCCGTGACTTGACCACGGAAGCTCTCAAACGACTGGGGGATGTTGCCTCACTCACCGGGACCCGGTTGGCACTCAAAACAATGCGATCCCCGCAGTCCCGCCACTGGACATTTCTGAATTCTCTGCATGCGAACCTGGAACTGATTGATGCCTGCGGGCATCCTGCAGTTGGCCTGGCACTGGAACCGGCATTGCTGCTCAACGAAGATAATCCAGAGCAGTTACTCTCCGAAATCATGCCACTCATTGCCTCAGTTCAAGTTTCCGACGGGGACATCTCTGAAGAACTGACCGACGAGTTCCCTCAGTACCAGTTGCTCGAGATGATCCATGATTCCGGCTACAAAGGTTTCTATGACCTGGAAATCTGGTCCGAAGAAGTCTGGCAATCCGACTACGAATCCCTGTTGAGCCGTGTGCGACAACTCACTCAGGTAGAGTCTTCCCGCTACGAATAG
- a CDS encoding DUF3500 domain-containing protein, which produces MQFNPGSSPDNKSPEFLQISRRHFVRTMGAALAGSPLLGAEHLLAGQSDPPAKTSAPEPLVKQLFESLTPAQKSKVCFDWDHKSKSGLLRQKIQANWNITKPYVTSDFYTKDQQELIEAIFFGHFDPSWHKNIRQQLLDDQGGYGEEQSIAIFGTPGTDRFQFVMTGRHTTVRCDGDSAEHLAFGGPIFYGHAAEDFNEKPDHPGNVFWQQALKANQVYKILDGKQRKEALIAQAPQESRVQFKKSANQITGLQIADMTKDQKQEMQSVLSLLLEPFRTSDQQEVRKCIDTQGGLDQCRVSFYQSGDIGNDETWDIWRLEGPSFVWHYRGAPHVHVWVNVSDDPKTKITTT; this is translated from the coding sequence ATGCAATTTAATCCTGGCTCCTCCCCTGATAATAAATCTCCCGAATTTCTGCAGATCTCTCGACGGCACTTCGTCAGGACCATGGGAGCCGCCCTGGCAGGATCTCCACTACTGGGTGCAGAGCATCTGCTGGCAGGCCAGTCGGATCCTCCGGCCAAAACATCTGCTCCAGAACCACTGGTTAAACAATTATTTGAAAGCCTCACACCGGCCCAGAAATCCAAAGTCTGTTTCGACTGGGATCATAAGAGCAAATCAGGATTGCTCCGCCAGAAGATTCAAGCTAACTGGAACATCACCAAGCCTTATGTTACCAGTGATTTCTACACCAAAGACCAGCAGGAGTTGATTGAAGCCATCTTCTTCGGCCACTTCGACCCGAGCTGGCACAAAAATATCCGTCAGCAGCTCCTGGATGACCAGGGAGGCTACGGTGAAGAACAGTCGATTGCCATTTTTGGAACCCCTGGTACAGATCGGTTTCAGTTTGTCATGACCGGCCGACACACAACGGTTCGCTGCGATGGTGACAGCGCCGAGCATCTGGCATTTGGTGGCCCCATCTTCTACGGTCATGCTGCTGAAGACTTCAATGAAAAACCGGATCATCCGGGAAATGTTTTCTGGCAACAGGCACTCAAAGCCAATCAGGTTTATAAAATCCTTGATGGGAAACAACGCAAAGAGGCACTGATTGCTCAAGCCCCCCAGGAATCACGGGTGCAATTCAAAAAGTCAGCAAACCAGATCACCGGTCTGCAGATTGCCGATATGACTAAGGACCAGAAACAGGAAATGCAGAGTGTTCTCAGCCTGTTATTGGAACCGTTCCGAACCTCAGACCAGCAGGAAGTGCGCAAGTGCATTGACACCCAGGGTGGACTGGACCAGTGCCGAGTCTCATTCTATCAGTCCGGAGATATCGGCAATGATGAAACCTGGGACATCTGGCGGCTGGAAGGTCCTTCCTTCGTCTGGCATTACCGCGGTGCCCCCCACGTTCATGTGTGGGTCAACGTATCAGATGATCCCAAAACGAAGATCACCACCACTTAA
- a CDS encoding DUF1080 domain-containing protein, giving the protein MAALCFLCSPETVWAQSSTPAEAPTESEKKTPEPEAKKAPPAPKTLPGPEKLLNGGDFWDHWKFVSEESKETDPNVTWKVVSGGQDQPSVLTCTGKPYGYIRTQKTYENFQFSMEWMYPGDPNANSGILLFTAEPDKVWPKAFQVQLHRPEAGFVFPTPGSGAKSANKLSPTTPLDLPVGKWHKCVLTCRSGSISVMINGIKLGEVTGCDPSKGAIALQSEGSEIHFRNLVVEELAPAPAPESPAKPKKNGES; this is encoded by the coding sequence ATGGCGGCACTCTGTTTTCTCTGTAGTCCTGAAACAGTTTGGGCACAGTCTTCTACACCGGCTGAAGCACCGACTGAAAGCGAGAAAAAGACTCCGGAACCTGAAGCGAAAAAAGCACCACCCGCTCCCAAGACTTTGCCAGGACCTGAGAAACTGCTCAATGGAGGTGATTTCTGGGATCACTGGAAGTTCGTCAGTGAAGAATCGAAGGAAACTGATCCGAACGTAACCTGGAAAGTGGTGAGTGGCGGGCAGGATCAACCCAGCGTTTTAACGTGTACCGGGAAGCCTTACGGTTACATTCGCACCCAGAAGACATACGAAAATTTTCAGTTCAGCATGGAGTGGATGTATCCGGGTGATCCCAATGCCAATAGTGGCATCCTGCTTTTCACAGCAGAGCCTGATAAGGTCTGGCCTAAAGCATTTCAGGTACAGTTGCATCGACCGGAAGCTGGTTTCGTGTTTCCTACTCCCGGAAGTGGTGCGAAATCTGCCAACAAGCTTTCGCCGACTACTCCGCTGGATCTGCCTGTCGGGAAATGGCACAAGTGTGTGTTGACCTGTCGCTCCGGAAGTATTTCGGTGATGATCAACGGCATCAAGCTGGGAGAGGTCACAGGTTGCGACCCCAGCAAAGGGGCTATCGCACTGCAGAGTGAAGGTTCCGAAATTCACTTTCGTAATCTGGTTGTGGAAGAACTGGCTCCCGCCCCTGCACCGGAATCTCCCGCCAAGCCAAAGAAAAACGGCGAATCCTGA
- a CDS encoding universal stress protein, producing MSYFHGKKILVPVDFSETSLEAIKKAIEIAEDPALVTVVHVMIPLDLVSPGVLFGGLTDEKRTDHVNKLAKEEFAKHQIEGITFETLIGDPGIKIADFAKEKGMDLIVIPSHGYTGITRLALGSVAERVLRHAPCPTLVLRQPKP from the coding sequence ATGAGCTACTTTCATGGCAAAAAAATTCTGGTTCCCGTCGATTTCTCAGAAACCTCTCTGGAAGCCATCAAGAAAGCCATTGAAATTGCAGAAGACCCGGCACTGGTGACCGTCGTGCATGTGATGATCCCGCTGGACCTGGTTTCCCCTGGCGTGCTGTTCGGCGGACTGACCGATGAAAAACGAACTGACCACGTCAACAAACTGGCAAAAGAAGAATTCGCGAAGCATCAGATTGAAGGTATCACCTTCGAAACCCTGATCGGAGACCCTGGAATTAAAATCGCCGACTTCGCGAAAGAAAAGGGGATGGACCTGATTGTCATCCCCTCACACGGTTATACCGGCATCACCCGACTGGCACTGGGATCTGTAGCTGAGCGGGTCCTGCGACATGCCCCCTGCCCGACGCTGGTACTGAGACAACCCAAACCCTGA
- a CDS encoding alanine/glycine:cation symporter family protein: MTALILIFCGWLASPSQAQDDSPAEQPAKAEQQSESLEAALEKAEAEADKPATGGFALVEQKVDELFGKFNGILAKIIFYPVPITPTQIEKGTGVPLAVLWLVIGATYFTLRMNFINIRAFKHAILLVLGKYDNPEDEGEVTHFQALTAALSATVGLGNIAGVAVAISTGGPGAMFWMMLAGLLGMTSKFAECTLAQIYRRINPDGRVMGGPMCYLSTGLTQQFPGNAFLKGLGGILSILFAVMCIGGSLAGGNAFQVKLSLGAVAETFPLLKENSWVYGLLMAIFVGIVIIGGIRSIARTTEKIVPFMCGIYVLAGMAIIILNIQKVPASFMAIIEGAFAPDALYGGIMGVLIIGFQRAAFSNEAGVGSAAIAHSAAKTEYPVREGIVASLGPFIDTIVICTMTALVIIITGAYNDPQYADLIASNEGAALTAEAMDSQIPYFKYVLSVSVILFAYSTMISWSYYGERCWAFLFGDSQKVSMAYRILFLVFVVLGSIVSATNVLDFGDLMILGMAFPNILGVLLLSNRVKQELDKYWSRYKSGEFDEQASN; this comes from the coding sequence ATGACAGCTTTAATCCTCATCTTCTGTGGATGGTTAGCCTCCCCAAGCCAGGCACAGGATGACTCCCCCGCCGAGCAGCCAGCCAAAGCGGAACAGCAATCCGAATCACTGGAAGCCGCTTTGGAGAAAGCTGAAGCCGAGGCAGACAAACCTGCCACAGGTGGGTTTGCCCTGGTTGAACAAAAGGTGGATGAGCTATTCGGAAAGTTCAACGGTATTCTGGCGAAAATCATTTTTTATCCTGTCCCCATCACACCGACGCAAATCGAAAAGGGAACGGGAGTCCCGCTGGCGGTACTCTGGCTGGTGATCGGTGCCACATATTTCACATTACGAATGAACTTCATTAATATCCGCGCCTTCAAGCACGCAATTCTGCTGGTTCTGGGGAAATATGATAACCCTGAAGACGAAGGGGAAGTCACTCACTTCCAGGCTTTAACCGCTGCCCTGTCTGCCACTGTGGGCCTGGGAAACATTGCCGGGGTGGCTGTGGCGATCAGCACGGGTGGTCCGGGCGCCATGTTCTGGATGATGCTCGCCGGCCTGCTGGGCATGACTTCGAAATTCGCAGAATGTACTCTCGCCCAGATCTATCGACGCATTAATCCCGATGGCCGCGTGATGGGGGGACCGATGTGCTACCTGTCTACCGGATTAACTCAACAGTTCCCCGGCAATGCTTTTTTAAAAGGCCTCGGAGGTATCCTGTCCATCCTGTTTGCCGTCATGTGTATCGGCGGCTCACTGGCAGGGGGAAATGCCTTTCAGGTTAAACTATCTCTGGGTGCCGTAGCAGAGACCTTTCCCTTACTGAAAGAAAACAGCTGGGTGTATGGTCTGTTAATGGCGATCTTTGTCGGAATTGTGATTATCGGTGGAATTCGCAGCATTGCCCGAACTACGGAAAAGATCGTCCCCTTCATGTGCGGTATTTATGTGTTGGCTGGAATGGCGATCATCATCCTGAATATCCAGAAAGTCCCGGCATCGTTTATGGCCATCATCGAAGGTGCCTTTGCCCCGGACGCGCTGTATGGTGGAATCATGGGCGTGCTGATCATCGGCTTCCAGCGTGCGGCTTTCTCCAACGAAGCCGGCGTCGGGTCGGCAGCGATTGCCCACTCAGCCGCTAAAACCGAATATCCTGTCCGTGAGGGAATCGTAGCCTCACTGGGCCCCTTCATCGACACCATTGTGATCTGCACAATGACCGCACTGGTTATTATCATCACGGGTGCTTATAACGATCCGCAATATGCAGACCTGATCGCGTCCAATGAAGGTGCTGCCCTGACAGCAGAAGCAATGGACTCACAGATACCGTATTTTAAATACGTGCTCTCTGTCTCAGTGATTCTCTTTGCCTACTCAACAATGATCTCCTGGTCTTACTATGGAGAACGATGCTGGGCGTTTCTGTTCGGCGACAGCCAGAAAGTATCCATGGCTTATCGAATTCTGTTCCTGGTATTTGTAGTCCTGGGCTCGATTGTCTCGGCGACCAACGTACTTGACTTCGGTGACCTGATGATCCTGGGCATGGCCTTCCCCAACATCCTGGGTGTGCTGCTGCTCTCTAACAGGGTCAAACAGGAACTGGATAAATACTGGAGCCGTTATAAGTCAGGGGAATTCGATGAGCAGGCCAGTAATTGA
- a CDS encoding transcriptional regulator produces the protein MRVSIDENDRSFLLGLNRLKSATIQDICDQEGVTATAVRQRLVRLQGLDLIARTQVKEGRGRPHYTYSVTSLGMRLLGDNYAELANILWDELKGIENEELRCRLASRIQTALVQQYGKHVDAPSLQGRMEQLKQALEERGFVVELDHTGPLPILREHNCPYHDIASADASICELEQRVFERVLGTKMHLSECCLDGHHCCEFEAQTS, from the coding sequence ATGCGCGTTTCAATTGATGAAAATGATCGTAGCTTTCTGCTGGGGCTCAATCGTCTCAAGTCTGCCACTATTCAAGACATTTGTGATCAGGAAGGCGTGACGGCAACGGCAGTCCGTCAACGGCTTGTGCGTTTACAGGGATTAGACCTGATTGCACGCACCCAGGTGAAAGAAGGACGAGGTCGTCCCCATTATACTTATTCCGTGACCAGTCTGGGCATGCGGCTGTTGGGCGATAACTACGCTGAGTTGGCCAACATCCTCTGGGATGAGCTCAAGGGTATCGAGAACGAAGAATTACGCTGCCGCCTGGCTTCCCGTATTCAGACAGCACTGGTGCAGCAGTATGGGAAACATGTGGATGCACCTTCCCTGCAGGGGCGGATGGAGCAGTTGAAACAGGCTCTGGAAGAACGCGGTTTCGTCGTAGAACTGGATCATACCGGCCCATTACCGATCCTCCGGGAACATAACTGTCCCTATCACGATATTGCCAGTGCAGATGCTTCGATCTGTGAACTGGAGCAAAGAGTTTTTGAACGCGTGCTCGGCACCAAGATGCATCTCTCGGAATGTTGTCTGGACGGGCATCATTGCTGTGAATTTGAAGCACAGACAAGTTAA